The sequence below is a genomic window from Bacteroidales bacterium MB20-C3-3.
CTTCTGACAGGGGAGAGAATCTTTCTCCGATTGATATTATAAATCGGCTTAATACATTCTCCCTCACTTCGTCAATGGGAATCTTCATCTCAACATTCATTGACTGGATAACAGATCCGTTAACTACCCTCATCCAGTTACCAAATGCAGCGCTATTTTCAAAGACCAGGGAAAAAATATCAATATTGGTGAGGCTCTGACTTACCACCAGAGATTTACTGTAATGTCTGTTAAGCGTCTCCAGCCTAATCTTAGCCTCTTGTGCCTCTTCAAATCTGAGTTCTGATGAGGCAAGATGCATCTCCTCTCTAATTTCACCGGCGAGAGCTGCTGTCTCTCCTTTCAATATTAGCTTTATCCTCTCTATCTGGGAGTTGTATTCCTCTTCGCTTTGCTGAGAGACACAGGGAGCCTTGCATTTTCCAATATGAAACCTTAAACAGGGTCTGAAATTTTTTGATTTAATATTCTCTGGTGTAAGAGAGAGTTTGCAATTCCTTATTTTAAAGAGAGCGTCTATTATATCTAAAAGATTATATGCGTGTGAAACATTACTGTATGGTCCATAATATAGAGAGCCATCTTTGAGTAACTTTCTTGTTAAAAACACTCTTGGAAAGGGCTCTTTTTTTATGCATATCCAAGGATAGGTTTTACCATCCTTAAGCATTACATTATATCTGGGCTGATATTTCTTTATTAGAGTATTCTCAAGAAGGAGCGCTTCGGACTCACTCCCTACTATGGTGTGCTCAAAGCTTGCAATCCTTGAGACCATTACTCTTGTTTTGGGAGTCAGCCCCTCAGGGGCCTGAAAATATTGGGATACCCTGCTTCTGAGATTCTTTGCTTTTCCTACATAAATAATGGTTCCATCCTTGTTCAGAAAGCGATAAACTCCCGGAAGCTGAGGCAGGATTTTAACACTATCCTTGAGATCTTCTCGATTATCTATTGATTTCATATTTGTAAAAGTAACAAATAAACTATATTTGCAAGGGATATGGATGCAAAACTAATAACGAAGAGTCACATTAAGAAGGCTGTAAATGTCCATGGTTTGCCTGGCAATATTATTGCCGGTATTGCGATGCACTTGCTGGGAATATGCAGAATTAACAAGTTACACGCAAAAGTTGCTAATTACAATGGCAGGGATTTTTCTACAGCACTTCTGAAAGAGATGAATGTTGGGTACGAAATTCCACCTAAGGAGTTGGAGTAC
It includes:
- the uvrC gene encoding excinuclease ABC subunit UvrC; this translates as MKSIDNREDLKDSVKILPQLPGVYRFLNKDGTIIYVGKAKNLRSRVSQYFQAPEGLTPKTRVMVSRIASFEHTIVGSESEALLLENTLIKKYQPRYNVMLKDGKTYPWICIKKEPFPRVFLTRKLLKDGSLYYGPYSNVSHAYNLLDIIDALFKIRNCKLSLTPENIKSKNFRPCLRFHIGKCKAPCVSQQSEEEYNSQIERIKLILKGETAALAGEIREEMHLASSELRFEEAQEAKIRLETLNRHYSKSLVVSQSLTNIDIFSLVFENSAAFGNWMRVVNGSVIQSMNVEMKIPIDEVRENVLSRFIISIGERFSPLSEEIITEYPPEGDFTPSRIHIPKRGEKLSLLELSLKNARIFKLEKIKQEQILRPDEQRERVLESIKTDLNLTDTPIHIECFDNSNIQGKYAVSACVVFKDGVPSKKDYRHFNVKRVVGANDFATMKEVVNRRYSRMVEEESSLPQLVVIDGGRGQVNAAYEAMEELGLEKRIKLVGIAKRLEELIVPGDPHPLFLDKNSSTLRVLMQLRDEAHRFGITHHRKKRSKGQIESELAEIKGIGEKSIQKLLAHFKSIQAIRSSSLEEIQRVAGARVANILHHYFESGEYL